GTTGAACAAAATGGCATCTACCCTATCCAGGTCTATCTTCTCTGACGTATTGGGGATCTTATCTCTGAAGACTATGGCCCTGCCGTTGGTCGTCAAGGCGTGGTTGTTGAAGTTTATGTTGCCGTCGTCGTCCACCCAGCAGTTCTCTATGATCGCCGAAGAATGGCTGGCTGCAGCGAGGATCTCTGGCTGTTTCATTACGTTGTCCGTCTTGATGTAGAAGTTTCTCTCGGTTCCAAGGGCTTTGCCGTTGGGCAAGAGCAGGTTTATATCGTCCTGCAGCACCTCAACCCCTTCTGGAGCCTCAAGGCCGTGGTCCGAGGTAGTTATAGTGGTCTTTCCTGTCCCTGAGAGCCCAAATACTATAAGCCCCTTTTCCTCTAAGCCTCTTGGGGTATTGACCCTTACTATCTTGCTTCCTGCGTGAAGCCCTACCCCTCCAAGCTCCTCTCGCGCTATGTGCATGGCCATCCTCAGCGTGGCCATCTTGGTCTCTCCGTAGTAGTCGCTTCCCAGAATGCACGTGGTCCTGTACTGAGGGAACACCAATATCTTCCTCTGGTGCCACTCAGGGACGACCACCGTTACTATGTCTGCCGTATCTTGATCTGCCTCCGTGGCGAAGTTCGCCGCAAACATATGGGCTATCCTGGCGTACCTTCTGGTGACGTACATGTTGGCAATCATGGGGTTTTTATCGTGGGCCCCTATGCGGGCAGTGACCCTTATCATCTGTTGCCATCTCAGATAGTCCCATACCTGCTTTAAGAGAGAAAGGGCCTCCTCATCCATGGAGTACACTATCTCTGTGAAAGCAGCACTGCGGCTTCGTATCCTGGTCACATATAGGGCAGAGCCCTGATTGTTGGGCACCGACTCGAAGGAGGCTATAGCGGCCAACTCCTGGTTTGAGAGGTCTCTCAAAAGACTTCTACAAGGCGGATGCCTCAACGCCGTTATAAAGGGCTGAAACTCGTCATACACGCTCAACAAGATCACCTTCTCGGTCTGGATTTATTTCCATCAGTTTTCCCAAGCCCAGGAAATCAATAGATTCCTGGCCTCGTACCCCTTGAAGAGCTCCTCCGCCTGAGGTACGAAACTTTTGGGCACTGGAAAACGCAGCGTAACATTAACACTGTAAGATGACTCAATCAAGTCCTCTTGAACGCCAATCTCCTTAAGTTGAGCCATAAACGCCCTTGTATTCTCGTAGCCCAAGACGACAAGGGCGTTCAAACTTACCCTCCGCATGACCTTCCCGGCCTCCTCCAAGGCCAAGGTCGCGCTCCTGCCGTAGGCATCTATAAGGCCCCTCACCCCCAGCTTTATGCCCCCAAAGTACCTCGTTACCACGATCGTGGCGTTGGTGACGCCTGCATGTTGGATTGCACCAAGGATGGGCTTTCCTGCCGTCCCTGAGGGCTCTCCGGCGTCGGAATAATACTCCACTACCCTCTCCACGCCGACCCTGTAGGCCCAGCAGTTGTGGGTTGCATCTTTGAATTTTCTGTTTATCTCTCTTATGAACTCCTTTGCCTCTTCCTCGCTCCTGGTAATCCCCACAGAAGCTATGAAGAAGGATCTTTTTTCCTTGAGCTCCACGGAGACACTCTTTTGAGGCTCCCAGTAGGTATCGCTACGATCCATTGCCTTCGTCCCAGGCCTCCTTCAGCTTGGCCCAGGTCTCCTCCAGGGCCTCAGGCAGTACCCTGACCTGGGCTGTCACGGGCATGAAATTGGTGTCCCCTGCCCACCTAGGCACCACGTGAAGGTGAACATGGCCTGCAAAACCAGCACCAGCTACCTCCCCTATGTTTACGCCCAAATTGAAGCCCTGCGGCGACATGGTTTTCTTGAGCACCTTTATGCACTCAGAAGCCATCTTGTGCATCTCCAGGAGCTCTTCATCGTCCAGTTCCTCATAGTTTCC
The DNA window shown above is from Thermovirga lienii DSM 17291 and carries:
- a CDS encoding phosphoenolpyruvate carboxykinase (ATP) (PFAM: Phosphoenolpyruvate carboxykinase~COGs: COG1866 Phosphoenolpyruvate carboxykinase (ATP)~InterPro IPR001272~KEGG: cpo:COPRO5265_0282 phosphoenolpyruvate carboxykinase~PFAM: phosphoenolpyruvate carboxykinase (ATP)~SPTR: Phosphoenolpyruvate carboxykinase), yielding MLSVYDEFQPFITALRHPPCRSLLRDLSNQELAAIASFESVPNNQGSALYVTRIRSRSAAFTEIVYSMDEEALSLLKQVWDYLRWQQMIRVTARIGAHDKNPMIANMYVTRRYARIAHMFAANFATEADQDTADIVTVVVPEWHQRKILVFPQYRTTCILGSDYYGETKMATLRMAMHIAREELGGVGLHAGSKIVRVNTPRGLEEKGLIVFGLSGTGKTTITTSDHGLEAPEGVEVLQDDINLLLPNGKALGTERNFYIKTDNVMKQPEILAAASHSSAIIENCWVDDDGNINFNNHALTTNGRAIVFRDKIPNTSEKIDLDRVDAILFNMRRYDTPPICRLMSPEQAAAFYMLGESTITSAEDPSRVGQAKRVVGFDPFIIDNPHVNGNRLLRILRDNPHIKCYIVNTGRIGGRDGANMTPDVTFKAIVGALSERINWKYDDILGCEVPEALDIPNAEQYDPYTHYSREEYAQIMGALRKERKDYLVKFKGLAQEVISAV
- a CDS encoding Uncharacterized protein family UPF0029, Impact, N-terminal (PFAM: Uncharacterized protein family UPF0029~TIGRFAM: uncharacterized protein, YigZ family~COGs: COG1739 conserved hypothetical protein~InterPro IPR001498: IPR020569~KEGG: aco:Amico_1848 protein of unknown function UPF0029~PFAM: Uncharacterised protein family UPF0029, Impact, N-terminal~SPTR: Thymidylate synthase), coding for MDRSDTYWEPQKSVSVELKEKRSFFIASVGITRSEEEAKEFIREINRKFKDATHNCWAYRVGVERVVEYYSDAGEPSGTAGKPILGAIQHAGVTNATIVVTRYFGGIKLGVRGLIDAYGRSATLALEEAGKVMRRVSLNALVVLGYENTRAFMAQLKEIGVQEDLIESSYSVNVTLRFPVPKSFVPQAEELFKGYEARNLLISWAWEN
- a CDS encoding histidine triad (HIT) protein (PFAM: HIT domain~COGs: COG0537 Diadenosine tetraphosphate (Ap4A) hydrolase and other HIT family hydrolase~InterPro IPR001310~KEGG: aco:Amico_1849 histidine triad (HIT) protein~PFAM: histidine triad (HIT) protein~SPTR: Histidine triad (HIT) protein), which produces MTDGLKGSDSMESLFAPWRMAYIKNAKKEPGCIFCLFPAEKDDKKRLILARGEKVFVIMNAFPYNPGHLMVAPYRHVGNYEELDDEELLEMHKMASECIKVLKKTMSPQGFNLGVNIGEVAGAGFAGHVHLHVVPRWAGDTNFMPVTAQVRVLPEALEETWAKLKEAWDEGNGS